From Halanaeroarchaeum sulfurireducens, a single genomic window includes:
- a CDS encoding dihydrolipoyl dehydrogenase family protein has translation MTHVAVIGAYGSAGVAAAERLAEDPEIDLTMIDDADPGGGLCILRGCMPSKEVLSATEHRFAARHDDRLVGDVPDVDIEAVVERKNDHTAEWASYRRDAVEELAERDDVEFLRETARFVDDRVLQVGDRTIEPDYVVVATGSNVNVPPIPGIDDVPVQTSADVLDATDFADTGLVIGMGVVGLELVPYLSEAGGMDLTVVEMLPQLLGQADEAFGEELRTFYEDAFDIDVMLAAQTEAIETTATGGVRMTVTHEGETRDLEAEEVFAFTGRKPALEGVDIDETSIEPGPGWVDDTLRAIDDERVYVVGDANGRQPVLHVAKEEGYHAAENIQRDVAGDSLAEYDPIHHHVVFSGLGVLPFARVGHTEESAQEAGYDPITVSQRADHEGVFKAKNVPEGLATLVVARDGTVLGYQGLHYHADAMAKTMQIVVEMELDVRRLPDRAYHPTTPEILDAMFRDASAELDR, from the coding sequence ATGACCCACGTCGCAGTCATCGGGGCCTACGGCAGCGCCGGCGTCGCCGCCGCCGAGCGCCTGGCCGAGGACCCCGAGATTGACCTGACGATGATCGACGACGCCGATCCGGGGGGAGGGCTCTGTATCCTCCGCGGGTGTATGCCCTCGAAAGAGGTGCTCTCGGCCACCGAACACCGCTTTGCGGCCCGACACGACGACCGGCTCGTCGGTGACGTTCCAGACGTCGACATCGAGGCCGTCGTCGAGCGGAAAAACGACCATACCGCCGAGTGGGCCAGCTACCGGCGCGACGCCGTCGAGGAGCTGGCCGAGCGCGACGACGTCGAGTTCCTGAGAGAGACCGCCCGGTTCGTCGACGACCGAGTCCTCCAGGTCGGTGACCGGACGATCGAACCGGACTACGTGGTCGTCGCAACCGGCTCGAACGTCAACGTCCCGCCGATCCCGGGGATCGACGACGTGCCGGTACAGACGAGCGCCGACGTCCTCGACGCGACGGATTTCGCCGACACCGGGCTCGTCATCGGAATGGGCGTCGTCGGGCTGGAACTCGTCCCGTATCTGAGCGAGGCCGGTGGGATGGACCTGACCGTCGTGGAGATGTTACCCCAGCTTCTCGGACAGGCCGACGAGGCGTTCGGCGAGGAGCTACGGACCTTCTACGAGGACGCCTTCGACATCGACGTCATGCTCGCGGCGCAAACGGAGGCCATCGAAACCACGGCAACGGGGGGCGTCCGAATGACGGTCACCCACGAGGGCGAAACCCGCGACCTCGAGGCCGAGGAGGTGTTCGCGTTCACGGGCCGGAAACCAGCGCTCGAGGGGGTCGACATCGACGAGACGTCGATCGAGCCGGGCCCCGGCTGGGTCGACGACACACTCCGGGCCATCGACGACGAGCGCGTCTACGTGGTGGGCGACGCCAACGGCCGCCAGCCCGTCCTGCACGTCGCGAAGGAGGAGGGCTACCACGCCGCGGAGAACATCCAGCGAGACGTCGCCGGCGACTCGCTCGCGGAGTACGATCCGATCCACCACCACGTCGTCTTTTCGGGGCTCGGCGTCCTGCCGTTCGCGCGGGTCGGCCACACCGAGGAGTCGGCCCAGGAAGCCGGGTACGACCCGATCACCGTCTCCCAACGGGCGGACCACGAGGGTGTCTTCAAGGCGAAGAACGTTCCCGAGGGGCTGGCGACGCTCGTCGTCGCCCGCGACGGGACGGTACTGGGCTACCAGGGGCTGCACTACCACGCCGACGCGATGGCCAAGACGATGCAGATCGTCGTGGAAATGGAACTGGACGTCCGGAGATTGCCCGACCGGGCCTACCACCCGACGACGCCCGAAATCCTGGACGCCATGTTTCGGGACGCATCGGCCGAACTCGACAGGTAG
- a CDS encoding inorganic phosphate transporter, which translates to MISLLLAIAVGAAGFVGFNIGGSSTGVAWGPAVGAKVVSKTGAAALMTFFVFLGGWTVGRNVIDTLGGQLVPQAAFTIEASIVVLGFIGLGMLFANLYGVPVSTSMTAVGAISGLGLATRQLNWAVIGSIVVWWLIAPVLGFWIGAFIGRYLYPQLDRTVALQQSSGPLVTIDRSGTLPVPQLGPGTTHKEVASTVAVLLIASYMAFSAGASNVANAVAPLVGGGLVGMDQAIVLGTVAIGLGAFTIARRTMESVGNDLTDLPLLAALIVMVVGASITTAASWLGIPISLALSTVMTIVGLGWGRATRPTSGADLVKGDVEAPVSVDSLTAEPDEVSGVGEEDPENVKNVTQLFDPSTVARFVAFWIIGPSVATGLSYLTFRFLPIV; encoded by the coding sequence ATGATTTCGCTTCTCCTGGCCATCGCCGTTGGGGCCGCTGGCTTCGTTGGATTCAATATTGGGGGGTCGTCGACCGGTGTCGCCTGGGGGCCGGCCGTCGGGGCGAAGGTCGTCAGCAAGACGGGCGCGGCGGCACTCATGACCTTTTTCGTCTTTCTGGGTGGCTGGACCGTCGGGCGGAACGTCATCGATACCCTTGGGGGCCAGCTCGTTCCGCAGGCGGCGTTCACTATCGAGGCGAGCATCGTCGTTCTCGGGTTCATCGGCCTGGGAATGCTGTTCGCGAACCTGTACGGCGTCCCCGTTTCGACGTCGATGACGGCCGTGGGAGCGATCTCCGGGCTTGGGCTGGCCACCCGACAGCTGAACTGGGCAGTCATCGGGTCGATCGTGGTCTGGTGGCTCATCGCGCCCGTGCTGGGCTTCTGGATCGGGGCGTTCATCGGCCGGTACCTCTACCCTCAACTCGATCGGACCGTCGCACTCCAGCAGTCGAGTGGCCCGCTCGTCACGATCGACCGGTCGGGAACCCTCCCCGTGCCGCAGCTGGGACCGGGGACGACACACAAAGAGGTCGCCAGTACGGTGGCCGTTCTTCTCATCGCCTCGTACATGGCGTTCAGCGCGGGCGCGAGCAACGTCGCGAACGCGGTCGCGCCCCTGGTCGGCGGGGGTCTCGTCGGCATGGACCAGGCGATCGTGCTGGGGACGGTCGCGATCGGGCTTGGCGCGTTCACGATCGCCCGGCGGACGATGGAGTCGGTCGGAAACGACCTGACCGACCTGCCGTTGCTGGCGGCGCTGATCGTCATGGTCGTCGGCGCCAGCATCACGACCGCCGCGTCGTGGCTTGGGATCCCCATCAGTCTCGCGCTGTCGACGGTCATGACGATCGTGGGTCTGGGCTGGGGGCGTGCGACCCGGCCGACGTCGGGGGCCGATCTGGTGAAAGGCGACGTCGAGGCACCGGTTTCCGTGGACTCGCTCACCGCCGAGCCGGACGAGGTCTCCGGAGTGGGTGAGGAGGATCCCGAGAACGTAAAGAACGTAACACAGCTGTTCGACCCCTCGACCGTGGCCCGATTCGTCGCCTTCTGGATCATCGGGCCGTCGGTCGCGACGGGGCTCTCGTACCTGACGTTCCGGTTTCTCCCCATCGTCTGA
- a CDS encoding universal stress protein, whose protein sequence is MPIRVLVAMDGSEIAKAALEYALDVHADADITVLHVVGQPTAMMGEAVSLAFEDDIETAAEDLAADVFDEARDIAAAHDAEISTEVGWGTPAKEIVSEAEGFDTVVIGSHSGSLADRLFVGNVAEKVFRHSPTPVTVVR, encoded by the coding sequence ATGCCAATTCGGGTCCTGGTAGCGATGGACGGATCGGAGATTGCCAAGGCCGCTCTCGAATACGCACTCGACGTTCACGCGGACGCGGACATCACCGTCCTTCACGTCGTCGGTCAACCGACGGCGATGATGGGCGAAGCGGTCAGCCTGGCGTTCGAAGACGACATAGAGACGGCGGCCGAGGATCTCGCGGCAGACGTTTTCGACGAGGCGCGGGATATCGCGGCGGCGCACGACGCCGAGATTTCGACGGAGGTTGGCTGGGGAACTCCTGCCAAGGAGATTGTCTCGGAGGCCGAGGGGTTCGATACCGTCGTCATCGGGAGCCACAGTGGCTCACTGGCCGATCGCCTCTTCGTCGGCAACGTCGCCGAGAAGGTTTTCCGGCATTCACCCACGCCGGTCACGGTCGTTCGGTAA